In Actinomycetota bacterium, the following proteins share a genomic window:
- a CDS encoding DUF6687 family protein, which yields MEYVAWDELGGRSSIIVDGYPAEGTVLTLSHWRGSGSPEELADDLSTQIAFRYLDRPDLAVEAEAASNNHFDEDGLCGIFAVLHPSEALDRRDCLIQVASTGDFDTFEDRDMARVAFALGTFMDEDRSPLGDKFFARPYPKVSAALYEELLARLPEMVDHPERFRTEWEAEDSWLARDEERVASGAITIEERPEIDLAIVRLPEATDDGALEDEVNMLDCHASAIHNRTRLNRILAIRGRRYQLRYRYETWVRYVSAPTMARVDLGPIAEELTGSEPEGKWVFDGVESITPSLRLDGADESGLAPEAFVETVAGFLSR from the coding sequence ATGGAGTACGTCGCGTGGGACGAGCTCGGCGGGCGGTCGAGCATCATCGTGGACGGGTACCCAGCCGAGGGAACGGTGCTCACGCTGTCGCACTGGCGGGGGAGCGGATCGCCGGAAGAGCTGGCCGACGACCTTTCGACACAGATCGCTTTCCGTTATCTCGATCGTCCGGATCTCGCCGTCGAGGCCGAAGCGGCCTCGAACAACCACTTCGACGAGGACGGGCTGTGCGGGATCTTCGCCGTACTCCACCCGTCGGAAGCCCTCGACCGGCGGGATTGCTTGATCCAGGTGGCGTCCACCGGAGACTTCGACACGTTCGAGGACCGCGACATGGCGCGCGTCGCTTTCGCGCTCGGGACGTTCATGGACGAGGACCGGTCGCCGCTGGGGGACAAGTTCTTCGCGCGTCCGTACCCGAAAGTGTCCGCGGCCCTGTACGAAGAGCTTCTCGCGAGGCTGCCGGAAATGGTCGACCATCCCGAGCGGTTCCGGACCGAGTGGGAAGCCGAGGATTCGTGGCTCGCGCGCGACGAGGAGCGGGTCGCGTCCGGAGCGATCACGATCGAGGAGCGGCCGGAGATCGACCTCGCGATCGTGCGGCTACCCGAGGCGACGGACGACGGTGCGCTCGAGGACGAGGTGAACATGCTCGACTGCCACGCCTCGGCGATCCATAACCGCACGCGCCTGAACCGGATCCTGGCGATCCGAGGACGCAGGTACCAGCTGCGGTACCGGTACGAGACCTGGGTGCGTTACGTGTCGGCGCCGACGATGGCGCGCGTGGACCTGGGGCCTATTGCGGAGGAGCTGACCGGCTCGGAGCCCGAAGGGAAGTGGGTATTCGACGGCGTGGAGAGCATCACGCCGAGCCTCCGGCTCGACGGCGCGGACGAAAGCGGGCTCGCGCCGGAGGCGTTCGTCGAGACGGTCGCCGGGTTCTTATCCCGGTAG
- a CDS encoding DinB family protein, whose product MSSTGSRPAGNAGHNFALSLAECRSLVASAHDLFAGLIEGRPEPKKKPAPATWSPSGYVWHTSDWLRIQSLRVYSVEHDPAWTPDAWVMLDPDEIDGMFHYDRLPTASGLLALRQSVALFLTATKKLDPERVIDHPSGAKPSILDILRMVSHEVPHHALDIRRGLGIT is encoded by the coding sequence ACAACTTCGCGTTGTCGCTCGCGGAGTGCCGTTCTCTCGTGGCTTCGGCGCACGACCTCTTCGCCGGCCTGATCGAGGGCCGCCCCGAGCCCAAGAAGAAGCCGGCGCCGGCGACCTGGTCACCGTCGGGATACGTGTGGCACACGAGCGACTGGCTACGGATCCAATCGCTGCGCGTGTACTCCGTCGAGCACGATCCGGCCTGGACGCCCGACGCGTGGGTGATGCTCGATCCAGACGAGATCGACGGCATGTTCCACTACGACCGACTCCCGACGGCGTCCGGCCTGCTGGCGCTCCGCCAGAGCGTGGCGCTTTTCCTCACCGCCACCAAAAAGCTCGACCCCGAGCGCGTGATCGATCACCCATCCGGAGCGAAACCTTCGATCCTCGACATCCTGCGCATGGTGTCGCACGAAGTCCCACACCACGCGCTGGACATCCGTCGGGGCTTGGGGATCACCTGA